The genomic DNA ATAGGTCTATACCACAATTTAGAtgaattcattcaatttacagctttttaccaaaaaaaatcttcatcaaatctagaaataaaaatagaagcAAAGGAAATAAATGCCCAGCTCGATTTCACAGCCCATTAAGAATATGGACAGATATTGCATATCAAACAACTGCAGAGCACATGACGACCATCCAGCATCCCAAGTGGATATCCTGGATCATGTTCCTTAGAGTAGCAACGAAGCTCAGAACTATAAGGAGTGTTCATTACGAGATTTTTCTCATAGAAGCATCTTCAACTTCCAAGTGGTGACGGGCATGACTCCACTAATCCTCAAAACAGAAAGTAAATTCCCCCAATCATTTTCTTCTTGGAAACTTGCTTGCAAGGATTACCAACTATATTCGAGCGATCCTTTTCTAATAATAGAAAGTCAGTATACATTTTATTGGCAGGCCTCTCGATTCGACGAAAACAAAATCAACTTCCCTCCATTACGATAAACAGTAGCTGAAAATAACTTCCTTTACAGCTCATTACATCAAATAAGCCCGGATCTCAACTTTCAAGCAAGTAACTCTCTGCCCCAGGTTAGTTTCAAGCCGTTACCCGGACCATCACTGGCTCATAGAGAACCGACTACAGCTACAGCACTGAAAAACAGTCATCTTCACCGACACATATGGGCGAAATTTCGAAATCCTTCCTATTTCTACCGGCGTGATGGCTTTAAAAGAGCCTACTGCAAACAGTGCTGTGACAAATCTACAGGATCAGCTGTTGCTGGACCATGGAATACTCATATCTGCTTACAAGAAATTACGGCAATCGCGTTGTTTTATTCGCTGAGGAGATTGCAGAGCTGTTAACATCGCAGATTCATACGACCTTAGGGGACAACTACCACCACCAGTTGCAAAGCTGCACAGAAATGCTCGAGAAAGCTCGGAGATGAAGATTTTTTCCGGGAAAACGAGCAGAACCTGAAGCTCCGAGAGCGGCTTGCACTGCATCAGCTGCGAGATCTGCTCATCGAGATCGGTGCTCGCGTCCGGCGACATCGAATTGGCGCCCATCTCGATTTCCCCCGACTTCAGGAATCTAACAAAGGATGGACTGAATCCAGATTAGGGATGGCCCTAACCCTAGATTGAAGAagatcctcctcctcccttcTTCCTGCTccctcgctctctctctctctctctccccctcttctctctctctctctctctctgtgcttTCCTTCTGCAGTGAAAAACAAAGAGGAAATGACGGAGCGCGTGAACCACGTGAGCAGCTGGCGCGTGAACGGTTTATGTGGCGATTATCGAAGCTAACGATGATCCCTTTTTCGACTCCTGCCCTCCAAAATATGTTTATTTCCCGTTAGGACCCTTTAGCTTCATGTAATCACATTTTAAGTTCGGAGTGTAAGTGAAATGACATTAGTTGATGACATTAGGAATACCATTGATGGTCAAGTTTCCGAAATGGTTCGTCGGATGGCACGATACATTTCAGCTCGAACCAATAGGTCATTATGAAAGTGAAATCAATGGTCATTTCTAATAATTTGTTTCGATCGCCGGTTAAAGAGGATTACATAAGGTTATAATACGAAACAAGCAGTAAGAATTTGATATGGTTATGATTTAGTAAGCGTAGAGATTATTTGATAGTTAATTGAGTTCATCGTCTTACTGTGGTATTTTAGAATTTCGCCATACTTGATTTTGCAATCATTACTTATGCTTGATATATCTTACATAGTAGAAGTTCGAGGTTTTAATGAAAGTGGTTGTTTTTAGTTTCATACGTTCCAAAAGGAGTAGTTTAATTAGAACTTATGACATAAGTCGTGCtctcataaaatttaaaattttgactaTTTAATAAAAGGTAATACAATACAATCGCAAATCTCTCATCTGTAAATCAAAAAGTTTTGAATTCCAATCTTGCTGCTGAAATTTTTCACACccgtttatttattttcttcttttttatttttggtagaTTTAAGGACTTTCcactgtaatttttttaaaaaaacatttaCCGGGCTAACGCCTTAAAGGCACGTTTGGTTCGCAGGATTAAAATAGACAGGGAAgagaattataattctgatGTTTAGTTGGGTTGAATAAGGAATAGAAAGAACAGGAATATGATAAAAAGATAGAAATCCccttcatataaatataatgggttttataagataaatagataactttaatgacaatttttataattaataaaaaataaaattttaaaaaatataaagaaaggtaattctaaaaattaaaaaattaaattaaattactaaaaattgtgtttattaataaaattaattattttaataatgtaataagcataattatctatttttataataaaaaaatataaacatagTTTACATATGCTAATATTAGAATGTCGAAAGATCAGTTTACATATCGTCCTCCAACTTGCAGGCCTCACTATATAGacgattaatttattattcacGTAATACCCTGTTTAAAATGAACTTTTCTACTGTCTTAACCAAAAGAAATTGCATCGATCGCAGTTAAGTCCAATAGTAACCGCGCACTTTCGATACTGGAGAGTCGAGTCATTCATTTCCAGGCTGCCCCCCTTGTTTTCGTCTCACGGGCCCATGGCGTGAAGCCTCTGAAGCTGTTGGCCTGATAGGCCCAAATCCATCGGCCCATTGAAATGCGTTAGCTTGCATGAGAAGGAAATGCCTTAACTTGATTGAGAAGGTGATGGAATTAGATTTTTTGGAGTTGAAATCgggggaaaaggaaaatgggatgagaattttcaaaagaaaagataattacattttcttttctacttTTAATTAGGTGAGTTTTTTCTCCGACCGTAATCAAACCATGAAAATGACCATTCAAAAATTCTCACAATTTAAAATACCACTCACAAATTAAAACTCTGTTTGGTTTGTGAGTTAtgtttttaagattttaactttaattttaacctaactgattacacaacaaaaattaacaacacaattattaattttttcattttctttatttttttaataattcaattcaattttcaataataaattccatcaactatttattactttttctcataattcaacaacacaatcattacaaactaattaaaattaaaatccaactctacttaactctaaaatcaaatgcATCATATgttagtagaattttaaatttgaattatgTTCAGGTGCATCAATTAAGAGAAGTCATATACACACGCGGTACGATTCGGTTTTTTTAGTTACGAAAACTGATAATCAAaccaaatttcaaaaaaaaaatcccgtAATTAAATCATATTTTCTAATTAGTTTGGATTCGTTTTTCGACTatccatatctatatctataaatcATATTCGTTTTGTATTCagcaaacaaaaaaatatatctatatctatataatagCTTTGAGCTTGCCATTCTCTTTAACGTACAAATTATAGCAAAAGGACGCAACGAGGTTTCCGCTTCGTATCGGATCCAATCATAATCGGATTCTAGGGTTCTCTCCTCTCCGCTCCTCTTCTCTCCACTTCCCTCCCTCTCATTGATCTCCCTTCCGCTGTGAATCTCTCTCGCTTTTTGCAGGTTCGTCCTCTCTCCCCCTTATTCTGTCAGATTCCCATTGAATATCTCGCGCCGTGGTAACGGAGCTTTGGCCGCCGGCCTTGCTGCTTCTGCTCCGGTAGATTCTTCCGTTGACCCTTTTTGGCTTCGTGTTAGTACCATTGCCGTTGCATTGTGCAGTTTTATCACTCTGGTCCTTTGCCGGTTAAAATATAGGTGCCATTGCGGTTGTTGAGGCTTTAGTATGGTTTGCGCTCGTGTCCATGCATGCTTTTGAAGTTCCTCTGGAGCTTTTCTGTGCGCGTGATTTTCGTTGAATTACCAGAATCCATAGATCTGTCGTTGCTGTTTTGAGATgtttgcatgattttttttgttttgttggaCTTTTGGTCTTCCTTGTTCGAGTTGATTTCTTGCTGCTGCAGTGTGACCGATCGGGGTTCTGATCTGCAAATCGCATGCGGTGAAGGCTTCAGAGGCCGCAGAGTTGAATTTTAGCTTCTTATTTTTGGTTTCTAGGGTTTGAAGACTATTCAAAGCATTTATTGAAGACGCTCAGAGGCAGAATTCGAGATTATGACTACATCATGGGCTGATTCCGTGGCTGCATCAGAGAATGCAACCGCCTCCGACAGTGCTAACATCCCACGTCCTACCCGACCAGCCTATGTTCCTCCCCACCTTCGCAACAAACAGCCATCCTCTGACACCCATGCTCCATCGCATACTGCTCCATCCCCTGGCTATGATCAAGGCAATACTGGTGGATTTGCTGGTGGGTCTAGGGCTGGCAGCGATTCGAGGCCTGATTTTGGGAGAAGTGGTAGCTCCGGAGGTGGATGGAATAATAAAGGTGGAGGATGGGGTGTCCGGGGAAGAGACCGTGAGGTGAACCCCTTTGCTGACAAGGATGGCGCTAGGGAGGAACTTAACGAGCAAGAGCAAGAGAACACGGGGATTAACTTTGATGCCTACGAGGATATCCCTGTGGAGACCAGTGGACAAAATGTACCTCCGCCTGTTAATACATTTGCAGAGATAGACTTGGGTGAGGAACTTAATCTGAATATTCAGAGATGCAAATACGTGAAGCCAACGCCAGTTCAGCGTCATGCAATTCCAATTTCTCTTTCTGGACGGGATCTTATGGCATGTGCTCAAACGGGCTCTGGGAAGACAGCTGCCTTCTGCTTCCCTATCATCAGTGGAATCATGCGGGGGGAGTACGTGCAAAGGCCTCGTGCACCACGAACTTCATATCCTTTGGCTCTTATCCTCTCTCCTACAAGGGAGCTCTCATGTCAGGTATGGTAATGGCCTGGGGAAACCTCAGATAATAGGTATAATATGAGAGCTTTTAAAGCCACAGTATGTGTATCTATTCTctgattttgttttttaatccGTTTGTAGATACATGATGAAGCTCGGAAATTTTCATATCAGACTGGTGTCAAGGTTGTGGTTGCATATGGAGGGGCACCAATCAACCAGCAGGTTTAACCTTTGTTCTCTTGtttttttctcctcttttctttctttagcccccccccccccccccccccccccccccccccccccccccccccccggtaTTACCTAGCTGACCTTATGTCTGACTGTTCTCCTGGAAAATGTCATTTGATGTTACTTCATTTGCTTATAATTGATTGTTTGTATATGATTAATAAGGAGTATTCTTGCTATTGCCTAGATAAAAGACTCCACGGAATGAAAGGTTCTTCTTGTTTGTTGTTTCACTGAGTACAAGATGGTTGAACGGTCTCTAAAAAACTAATCATTGTTTGACTTAATTCTGCATAGGAAGTTGGTTGAACATGTAGAGGGACTACAGCTTCTTGTTTTTATCATTGTgaacatatctatatctatactgCAAGAATGCTGTTTGAGATACTGGTTGAGAAACTCCGTATATTtgccttcttttttctttcataacCTTTCCTTGATTCCAACTACGTGGTTTAATTGACTTTTAACGGATAATTTTGTCTCTGGTCCAGCTGCGAGAGCTTGAGAGAGGGGTTGATATTTTAGTGGCGACTCCAGGAAGATTGGTAGATTTGCTCGAAAGGGCTAGAGTTTCATTGCAGGTGATTAGGTATCTGGCTCTTGATGAGGCAGATCGAATGTTGGACATGGGTTTTGAACCTCAGATCAGGAAGATTGTGGAACAGATGGGCATGCCACCACCTGGTGTCAGACAGACGATGCTATTTAGTGCTACTTTCCCAAAAGAGATACAGGTTTGTTTTATTGCGCGCTGGGTTGTCTTCAgacattttaattatttctgcAGTACTTCAGGCTCTCAGCTGGTCTGTGTTATTTACACCCTGACTTAGACCCGATGTTatattctgaaaatatttattttcgaGCACTACATTGGTCTTGTTCCACTATTTCATGGACCTAACGTCATCTGCATTAGAGGAAATTTTCTGATACGTGATGGGTTTTAAAAGGTGTTACTGTTGCAAGGGTTGTTGCAATCTACAAGCTTTAGAttaaaatattacatataGATGCTTAATTGCTCAGTTGGCTCTGTTCTAGTATATAGATTGTGTAAGTATGTGCTCCGCATATTCGGTGTGCTTAACTTATTATAACTTAGTAGTTCCTTTGACATCATCTTAACTTCCTTTGTACCATTTTCTGGAATGCAGAGACTGGCTTGTGATTTCCTTTCAAACTACATTTTCTTGGCTGTTGGAAGAGTTGGTTCGAGCACTGATCTCATTGTGCAAAGAGTTGAATACGTCCATGAATCTGACAAGAGAAGCCATCTCATGGATCTTCTCCATGCACAAAGGGAAAATGGGGCTCATGGCAAGGTAATAGCCAGAATTTTGGTTCTAATATTTGGCCCAACTTCTGGAGGCTCAGATAACTTTAGCAGTGATGTCCTCTGAGTCTAAGGATATTTCTGTGTTTTCATCACTACGTCAATTGTCAAACTTGCAACTGATCTCCACTTCTGAAAGTTACTGATTTTATGCATGCTGGTGTTGTTCACCATGTGCTGAACCATTCTCTTATTTTGACTCAATATTGCAGCAAGCTTTGACGTTGGTTTTTGTGGAGACCAAAAGAGGAGCTGATTCGTTGGAGAACTGGTTGTATATGAATGGGTTTCCGGCTACTAGTATTCATGGTGACAGGTCACAACAAGTAAGAATGCACTATTCCATGCCTTTCATTTACTATCATCACCATCGACAATTTGCCATGCATTCCTGTTGAGTTGAGGGACTGCTTTTACCAGTTGTAAAGGATAACTgctttctgaatgttcctaaAGGATTGAGGATAGTTGGCCATGAATATTCAATGATTTGTTATGCCTGAAGCTATGGTGCAAGTTTGTGCGCGAGCATGAcaacttcatatatataagtttatCGTCACCCTTAAGTGGTGGGAGCTTTTTAACACGATCTGGTGCTTCTTATGGCAGGAAAGAGAACTGGCGCTCCGATCCTTCAAGAGTGGGAGGACTCCCATCCTTGTTGCGACAGATGTTGCTGCACGAGGCCTCGATATCCCCCATGTGGCCCACGTGGTCAACTTTGACCTCCCCAACGACATAGATGACTATGTTCACAGGATTGGCCGCACAGGTCGAGCTGGCAAGTCAGGATTGGCAACTGCCTTCTTCAATGAGAACAACCTCTCAATGGCAAAGCCACTTGCTGAACTTATGCAGGAGGCAAATCAGGAAGTACCCGCTTGGCTCACGAGGTATGCTTCAAGGGCTTCCTACGGTGGTGGGAAGAACCGCCGATCGGGAGGCAACCGATTTGGAGGGCGGGACTTTAGAAGAGAGAGCTCGTTCAATAGAGGAATGGATTACTATGGAGGAGGGAATAGCAGCGGCGCATATGGAATTTCTGCTGGGTATGGTGGATATGGGCCGGGTGTCACGAGTGCTTGGGACTAATTGCTCTCACCGTGTTAACTCATTGGTCAGGATTGTATATAGTTACCTTTCTCACTATGTTCATGCAAAGAATCGCATGTTTCTCCAAGTAGTGTATTCTCCAGTTATCTTCTTGCAATCTCCAAGTAGCGTACATCATTACCTTTCTCCGAGCTCTAGCTTTAGCTATAGCAATCATTTAggttaaaaataatttactgGACCGAAATTCTTGAGGAGCTGGTCATGTCAGGTATTCTTCCTGGAAGGACAGAGGATGCTACAAGTAATGCTCTATTCTGGGCTGGGAGGAACTGTGTCTAAAGCTTTAGTTGTCTTCATTGGAATTACAGTAAAGTTCCATACTTAGTTGTTCCTGGCCCGATTCATTATGGGGGCAGACATTTTATCCCGTGACCAAGCTCTGCAGTTAAACGAGTATGCTgttgtaatgaaaaaaatgacgCAGTTTCTTCACCATCAATTGAGTTGCTACAATCCACATGCCATGAGAAGGGAAAAGGGACTGTTCCTCCCCTGAAAGAGAACTGGACTCACATTGTCCTTAACAAACCCGAAGATGTTTTACCGTTTGGCATTTTCAGGCTCACAAGTCAGCATGACAGAATGCAACTTCCAAATTATCCATACACGTACGGTTCACCCATGATGAATTATCTTCTCAAGTCAATTAATCCCGGCATTGTCCTTCCTTCCGTCTTCCTTGTTAGGAGTGAGTGACTGCCTCGGAGCTGCAACATGATATCAACATCAGTTCGATTGCGTGGATTATAGCTCGGCGAATTGAAATGTGTTGCAGCAGAGCAATGAGAAAAGGGCAATGACCAGTTCAACAGAAATCATCACAAGTTCTCAGGATAGAATGATTGTTCAGAGGATACATTGATTAACCATTGAGACATGTTAGTTGGAGCCGTGAAATATTTCGTATTGCGGaatcaaacatcaaacaaaGTACTTTCTCACCTACCGCAATGAGACATAATCCACATCAAGATCAATGTCATTCTGCCGTATTTAAGCTAAGACAATGCCGATATACTGTAAAATACAGATAGGTAACTCAACAAAATCTTCCTTGAAAACTAAAGTATAATGTTAACTCTTCAAAGTATCTACAGATAGAGCTTGCCTAAGAATTCTCTGATCCTGTTAAACAGAAAGCATTCCGATCCTATTATGAATTCACCAACTAATAGTAACATGATAGAGAGCAAGAATTAATAATGGAACTAAAAGGATAAAAAGCATGGGAGATCCATACCGATGCGCAAGTGGCGATATAACTTAATGTTGCCTAgcaatgattttcttttgttccgTCCCTGGTGAACTTATTACTCTTCATCCGACTCATCGTCAAGCTCCGAGATTTCCTCGAAGCAGTCCTCACCCATGTCAGCCTCTTCAACTTCTGACTCTTCCTCCTCACCTTCGCTCTCATCCTCTCCATTATCAAGCAATATCTCTTCTGGAGATAGCATATCGACCCCTTTACCGCGGTACAGCAGCCCTGTCCTCATCACATGATAAAACTTTTCCCGTAAACGAGCGAGGGGGTGCGGGTTCACCAACTTACCCCTATGGTACCCTTCCCTGAGAGCAACGGTCGTGGTCTTACACTTAAGGGAGAGGTAGAATATCCCGGGATACCTCGTGAATATCCTCGTGAACTTGTGGGGTAGATTTAGCTCTTCTCTCAGGCTCCTCAAGTAATTCCTCTTGGTCTTCTTGTGAATGGTCAAGCTCAAGATCTCGTGAAGCACCCCGACAACCCGCTTCTCCATGAGATCGCTATTGGGGTCGATTCTCCGTGAGTCCTCATAGGGCGAGATGTATGGCAGTTTCTGAAACTCCTCCATCCACGCCCGAACCTTCTTCTGAGCCCCATATCCCCTCGGAAAGGTCATTGGGAATGAAAGCGCCGTCTGTCCCCTCTTGAACTGCCGATATTCATCCCCGACATTGTTATCCTCTTTgctcttctccaatgctgaaaCCGCATATTCTTCTCTCCATTCCTTGAGTTTCACACTCACAGACCCGTTCGGAGCCTTGGCAAACTGAAAGTGACCCGGGTACTTGGGGATCAATTGTTTCATGAAGTTATCAGGCAAACCAAGATCCCACCTCAAAGGGACTATCGACTGCAATAGAAGTGTTCGACTCTTCGTCATCATAAGTACTCTACAGAGCTTCTCCACAGTATCTGACTCGTGATTCTGGTGAATGCTCTGCTCCTGCGAGTCGAGCAGCATCGCAGTTTCTGTCAACTTGAAACACGGCAAGCTCGCATAACGGGGATGCGGAAATTCTTGAAAGAGAGTAGGATATCtacaaaataacaaaaatttacatataatCCTGCATTTCATGGAGCTTCAGCTATCAATCAGTAATTTTTTCGGCCTTGTGTGAATAGAAGTCGATGATTCAGTGAAAGCTGGAATCTACTCGGCATAAGCAAAGAATCGattttcaattgaaatttAACAGAGAATGGCTCCTCGGATGAGTGTTGGTGAGCTGAATCAGTTACCGGCGAAGGAAGCGGAGGACAGGAACGGTGAGGCCGAGCAGCTTCTGCCAGTCCTCGACGGACTTTGCGGTGAGGTAGCCGGTGGAGGAGCGCTTGATGGCGTCCTTGAGGAGTGAGGCGGCTTTGAGGTCGGTCTCGGTGTCGATCACGTGGTCGAGGCTCCGGTTCTTCACCCACTTGAGCCTCACTTTGGTGATGAGCCGCCATTGCTGGAGCTGGGTGGTGCCCCGAGCTTCGAGCAATTGGGAGCTGAGGGACCTCTGGAGTGAAGAGAACAGGCCGGAATGGTTTCGGAAGAAGCTCATGTGACTGCAGCAACggcgacagactctgatttttCCCTTCGCATAGGGCTGCCGCTAAGGTTTACATGATTATGTCAAGATGGCATATAATCTCAAGATGGCATTGTCGATATTTACATGATTATTATGGCAAGTTTCATTTCCAAAGGATT from Punica granatum isolate Tunisia-2019 chromosome 2, ASM765513v2, whole genome shotgun sequence includes the following:
- the LOC116193668 gene encoding DEAD-box ATP-dependent RNA helicase 37-like, translating into MTTSWADSVAASENATASDSANIPRPTRPAYVPPHLRNKQPSSDTHAPSHTAPSPGYDQGNTGGFAGGSRAGSDSRPDFGRSGSSGGGWNNKGGGWGVRGRDREVNPFADKDGAREELNEQEQENTGINFDAYEDIPVETSGQNVPPPVNTFAEIDLGEELNLNIQRCKYVKPTPVQRHAIPISLSGRDLMACAQTGSGKTAAFCFPIISGIMRGEYVQRPRAPRTSYPLALILSPTRELSCQIHDEARKFSYQTGVKVVVAYGGAPINQQLRELERGVDILVATPGRLVDLLERARVSLQVIRYLALDEADRMLDMGFEPQIRKIVEQMGMPPPGVRQTMLFSATFPKEIQRLACDFLSNYIFLAVGRVGSSTDLIVQRVEYVHESDKRSHLMDLLHAQRENGAHGKQALTLVFVETKRGADSLENWLYMNGFPATSIHGDRSQQERELALRSFKSGRTPILVATDVAARGLDIPHVAHVVNFDLPNDIDDYVHRIGRTGRAGKSGLATAFFNENNLSMAKPLAELMQEANQEVPAWLTRYASRASYGGGKNRRSGGNRFGGRDFRRESSFNRGMDYYGGGNSSGAYGISAGYGGYGPGVTSAWD
- the LOC116193670 gene encoding protein WHAT'S THIS FACTOR 9, mitochondrial, with the protein product MSFFRNHSGLFSSLQRSLSSQLLEARGTTQLQQWRLITKVRLKWVKNRSLDHVIDTETDLKAASLLKDAIKRSSTGYLTAKSVEDWQKLLGLTVPVLRFLRRYPTLFQEFPHPRYASLPCFKLTETAMLLDSQEQSIHQNHESDTVEKLCRVLMMTKSRTLLLQSIVPLRWDLGLPDNFMKQLIPKYPGHFQFAKAPNGSVSVKLKEWREEYAVSALEKSKEDNNVGDEYRQFKRGQTALSFPMTFPRGYGAQKKVRAWMEEFQKLPYISPYEDSRRIDPNSDLMEKRVVGVLHEILSLTIHKKTKRNYLRSLREELNLPHKFTRIFTRYPGIFYLSLKCKTTTVALREGYHRGKLVNPHPLARLREKFYHVMRTGLLYRGKGVDMLSPEEILLDNGEDESEGEEEESEVEEADMGEDCFEEISELDDESDEE